One Burkholderia sp. WP9 genomic window, AGGCAAGGCGATCGTCAACTCAATCTCGCTGAAGGAAGGCGAAGAGGCGTTTCGCCACCACGCCAACCTGATTCGCCGCTACGGCGCGGCCGCGGTGGTGATGGCATTCGACGAACAGGGCCAGGCCGACACCTTCGAGCGCAAGACGCAGATCTGCAAGCGCTCGTACGACTTCCTGGTGAACGAAGTCGGCTTCCCGCCGGAAGACATCATCTTCGATCCGAACATCTTCGCGATCGCAACCGGCATCGAAGAGCACAACAATTACGCCGTCGACTTCATCAACGCGACGCGCTGGATCAAGCAGAACCTGCCATACGCCAAGGTGAGCGGCGGCGTGTCGAACGTGTCGTTCTCGTTCCGCGGCAATGACCCGGTGCGTGAGGCGATCCACACCGTGTTCCTCTACCATGCGATCCAGGCGGGCATGGACATGGGCATCGTCAACGCGGGCCAGCTCGGCGTGTATGCCGACCTCGATCCGGAGTTGCGCGAACGGGTTGAAGACGTCGTGCTGAACCGCCGTGAAGACGGCACCGACCGGCTGCTCGAAATCGCCGACAAGTTCAAGACTGGCGCCGCGAAGAAGGAAGAGAATCTCGAGTGGCGCAACCAGCCGGTCGAGAAACGTCTGTCGCACGCGCTCGTGCACGGCATCACCAACTTCATCGTCGAAGACACCGAGGAAGTTCGCGCGAAGATCGCGGCCGAAGGCGGCCGCCCGATCAACGTGATCGAAGGGCCGTTGATGGACGGCATGAACATCGTCGGCGACCTGTTCGGTCAGGGCAAGATGTTCCTGCCGCAAGTGGTGAAGTCGGCGCGCGTCATGAAGCAGGCCGTCGCGCATCTGATTCCGTACATCGAAGAAGAAAAGAAGCAGCTCGCTGAAGCCGGCGCCGACGTGCGCGCGAAGGGCAAGATCGTCATCGCCACGGTGAAGGGCGACGTGCACGATATCGGCAAGAACATCGTCTCGGTGGTGCTTCAGTGCAATAACTTCGAAGTGGTCAACATGGGCGTGATGGTCCCGTGCAACGACATTCTCGCCAAGGCGAAGGTCGAAGGCGCCGACATCATCGGGCTCTCCGGGCTGATCACGCCGAGCCTCGAAGAGATGGCCTACGTCGCGTCGGAAATGCAGCGCGACGACTACTTCCGCATCAAGAAGATTCCGCTCCTGATCGGCGGCGCCACCACCTCGCGCGTGCACACTGCCGTGAAGATCGCGCCGCATTACGAAGGGCCGGTGGTCTACGTGCCGGACGCGTCGCGCTCGGTGTCCGTGGCGTCGAGCCTGCTGTCCGACGAAGGCGCGGCCAAGTACCTCGACGAACTCAAGTCCGATTACGACCGGATCCGCGACCAGCACGCCAACAAGAAAGCGCAGCCCATGGTCACGCTGGCCGAAGCGCGCGCCAACAAGACCTGGATCGACTGGGCGAACTATCAGCCGGTCAAGCCGAAGTTCATCGGCCGCCGCGTGTTCAAGAACTTCGATCTGAGCGACCTGGCGAACTATATCGACTGGGGTCCGTTCTTCCAGACGTGGGATCTGGCCGGCCCGTATCCGGCCATTCTGAACGACGAGATCGTGGGCGAATCGGCGCGGCGTGTTTTCTCGGACGGCAAGTCGATGCTCGCGCGCCTGATCCAGGGCCGCTGGCTGCAGGCGAACGGCGTGATCGCGCTGTTGCCCGCCAACACGGTGAACGACGACGACATCGAAATCTACACGGACGAATCGCGCTCGGAAGTCGCGCTCACGTGGCGCAATCTGCGCCAGCAAAGCGTGCGTCCGGTGGTGGACGGCGTGATGCGCCCGAACCGTTCGCTTGCCGACTTCATCGCGCCGAAAGACTCGGGCGTGGCCGACTACATCGGCATGTTCGCGGTGACGGCGGGTCTGGGTGTCGACGTGAAGGAAAAGCAGTTCGAAAAGGACCACGACGACTACAGCGCGATCATGCTGAAGGCACTCGCCGACCGCTTCGCCGAAGCCTTCGCCGAAGCGCTGCACGCACGCGTACGGCGCGACCTGTGGGGCTACGCGAACGACGAAACCCTCGCCAACGACGACCTGATC contains:
- the metH gene encoding methionine synthase, producing MTDHTLRLAGLEPFNVTSGTLFINVGERTNVTGSKAFARMILNDQFDEAVAVARQQVENGAQIIDVNMDEAMLDSKAAMVRFMNLIASEPDIARVPIMIDSSKWDVIEAGLKCVQGKAIVNSISLKEGEEAFRHHANLIRRYGAAAVVMAFDEQGQADTFERKTQICKRSYDFLVNEVGFPPEDIIFDPNIFAIATGIEEHNNYAVDFINATRWIKQNLPYAKVSGGVSNVSFSFRGNDPVREAIHTVFLYHAIQAGMDMGIVNAGQLGVYADLDPELRERVEDVVLNRREDGTDRLLEIADKFKTGAAKKEENLEWRNQPVEKRLSHALVHGITNFIVEDTEEVRAKIAAEGGRPINVIEGPLMDGMNIVGDLFGQGKMFLPQVVKSARVMKQAVAHLIPYIEEEKKQLAEAGADVRAKGKIVIATVKGDVHDIGKNIVSVVLQCNNFEVVNMGVMVPCNDILAKAKVEGADIIGLSGLITPSLEEMAYVASEMQRDDYFRIKKIPLLIGGATTSRVHTAVKIAPHYEGPVVYVPDASRSVSVASSLLSDEGAAKYLDELKSDYDRIRDQHANKKAQPMVTLAEARANKTWIDWANYQPVKPKFIGRRVFKNFDLSDLANYIDWGPFFQTWDLAGPYPAILNDEIVGESARRVFSDGKSMLARLIQGRWLQANGVIALLPANTVNDDDIEIYTDESRSEVALTWRNLRQQSVRPVVDGVMRPNRSLADFIAPKDSGVADYIGMFAVTAGLGVDVKEKQFEKDHDDYSAIMLKALADRFAEAFAEALHARVRRDLWGYANDETLANDDLIAEKYRGIRPAPGYPACPDHLVKRDMFDVLHATEIGMSVTESLAMLPAASVSGFYLAHPDSTYFSVGKIGQDQLEDYAKRMSLSKTDAERALAPLL